The DNA segment CTAGCTCAGGCGGTGAGCAAGTTGCATACCCCGATGGCACGGCTTTTGCCGTTGTACGGTGCCCCTGCGGGCCGCAGGTTTCCGCAGAGCGTCGATGAACAAGGCGATGATGCCTTCGGACCGGTCATGTCGCCGAGGACATGCGTGAGGTCGGAAGCGTCCAGGGAGTACGTTATGCAGCCTAACTTGATTGCCCGCCAGCTCGACCCGGAAACCCGGAAGTTTTACGAGCATACCCTGAACATTTTGCGCGATTCGCAGATCCCGTTCATCGTCGGCGGTGCGTATGCCTTTGAGCGCTACACGGGCATTGCGCGTCACACCAAAGATCTGGATCTGTTCGTGCGCGAGCAGGATTGCGAGCAGGTGTTGGCGGTGCTTGCCGCAGCGGGCTACCAGACCGAATTAACGTTTCCGCACTGGCTTGCCAAAGCCTACTGCGGCGACGATTTTGTCGATGTGATTTTCAGCTCCGGCAATAGCCTCTCCGTGGTAGACGATACCTGGTTCGAGCATGCCGCAGACGATGAGGTGCTGGGAATTCCGATCAAGCTCTGTCCGCCGGAGGAAATGCTCTGGTCCAAGATGTTCATCATGGAGCGCGAGCGCTATGACGGCGCGGATGTCGCCCATCTGCTGCGGGCGGTCGGTGAGCGGCTGGACTGGGAGCGGCTGATGCGGAACGTCGGCGATCACTGGCGCGTCTTGCTCAGCCACCTGATCCTGTTTGGCTTTATCTACCCATCTCACCGCGCGATCATCCCCAACGACGTGCTGCACACGCTGCTGCGCCGCCTTGAGGCGGAGATGCAAAGCACGCCGCCACAGGAAAAGCTCTGCCAGGGCACGCTGATCTCGCGCGCGCAATACCTGCCGGATATTGAGGAGTGGGGCTATCGCGATGCACGGCTCGTGCCGCGCGGTAATATGACACCCAAGGAGGCCGAGCAGTGGACGGCGGCGATCGACGCGGAGGAGTAATCGTTCGCCGCTGTATGACTATCTGATCGCTGCATGACCGCTTTGCCGATCGCATGGCGTCGGTGAGCGGCCTGAATATCGACGACGGATGATCAGCCCAATCCAGGTAGCGTAGCAGCCGCGCCGCCGGTGAATCCTGGTCCGCTCGTAGGGCTGAATTTCGCCTTATTTTCGCGCCTCTTGTATATGGCGAGCCTTTTTGGAGTATTTTAGCGTTAAAATAAATAAAATCTGACCAAACCGACCCCGTTACGATCTACTCGGCATTAGTCTAGAAAGGGGTTGACGCCGCTCCCCCCCAGCGTCGGAGAGTATCTGCGTCAGAAGTCTATGAGCCACATTGTCGACACCCTCCTGACCGATCTTCGATTACTCGTCACAGATCTCGGCAAAGATGGCGGACTGATCAGTCCTTCGCTGTACGACACAGCTCAGGTATTACGGCTTTATCCATCGGAGGAGCGCACCCAACCGGCGCTCGATTGGCTACTCAGGCAGCAGCGCGCGGATGGTGGCTGGGGCGATCCCACCGTTCCTTACGCGCGCGATGCTCCCACGCTGGCGGCGATTCTGGCGCTCCACAGCTACGCGCAGGCCGCGCCGCTGCACGAGGCCGTACAGTCGGGCCTCGATTTTCTGTCGCAGCACGCGCAGCTTTGGCAGGCATCACTGCCGAACGATATTCCCGCCGCCGTCGAGCTGCTGCTGCCCCGGCTGCTCCACGAGGCGACGGCGCGCGGCCTGGCCGTGCCGCAGGAGTCCTACCGCGCGCTGGTACGGCTCGGCAAAGAGCGTCGCCTGAAGATTATGAAGATGCAGCCAGGCGCGGGCACAACGCCCACCTACTCGTGGGAATCCTGGGGCGCTCGTCCCGATCCGGCGCTCCTCGATGGCAGCGGCAGTATCGGGCATAGCCCGGCGGCGACGGCTGCCTGGCTCTCGGCAGCCACGCGGGAGACAGGGCTAAGCTGGGAGCGGCAGCGCGCCGAGCAGTACTTGAGCCGGGCCGCCGACGCGACGCTCACAGGAGCGCCGGGTGTCGTTCCAACGGCCTGGCCGATCACACGCTACGAGCAATCGTTTGCCTGGTATGCGCTGCTGGTTGCCGGGCTGCTGCATCATCCCGCGCTCCAAGCTGTGATTCGACCGCAGATCGCCGACCTGGCCCAGGCGCTCCGTCCGACGGGCCTCGGCTTCACCGATTTCTTTATCCCTGATGGGGATGATACCGCCGCCGCCCTGGCCGTGCTGCATGCAACCGGCTATCAGCCCGATCTTGGCATCCTGCGGCGCTTTGCGACCTCGCAGCACTTCCGCACCTACCCGCACGAGCTTCAGGCTTCGATCACGACCACCGCGCGCTCGGTCCATGCGCTGACGCTGGCCGGAGAGGATACGACGCGCTGGCACGCCTTCTTGATCGGCAGCCAGCAGCCCGACGGACGCTGGATGGGCGATAAATGGAATAGCTCGTGGATCTATACTACCTGGCACGTGCTGCTGGCGCTCCAACACTCCGGCCACACATCAGCGATGCAGGCGGCAGGCGATGCACTGATCGCCTATCAGCATCAAGACGGCGGCTGGGGCATGGGCATGGCCTCGACCAGCGTCGAAACGGCCTACGGCGTACTGGCGCTGAGCACGCTGCTGGCGGAGGGCATGCGCGGCGATCTGCTGCGGCGCTCGCTCCGGCGCGGCTATGAGTGGCTGCTGCAGCGCTACCGTCCCGCGATGCTGCCGCGCGATATGGGCTGGATGAACAAGGAACTCTACTGCCCGCCGCGCATCGATCGCGTCTTTATTCTGTGCGCGATGCTCGCCGTGGCGCTCGACAACGGTGAGACGAGCGAGCAGTTGGCGCGGGTGAAAGGGTAGGTTTCAAGTTTCGAGTTTCAAGTTTCAAGTTCTCGCCAGTTGGTGGTTCTTGGTTGGTTCGTCAGGCCCTCACCCTCGACCCCCTCTCCCATTGCATAGGAGAGGGGGAGCAAATGATTCTCACCCTTTTGTTCTGTGTTCTTTTGTTCGCTTGTTCTCTCGCTCCGGCTCTTTGTTCTGCGCCCCGCTAGAGTTCGATCGCCTGGGCCGCCGCCAGCG comes from the Herpetosiphonaceae bacterium genome and includes:
- a CDS encoding nucleotidyltransferase, which codes for MQPNLIARQLDPETRKFYEHTLNILRDSQIPFIVGGAYAFERYTGIARHTKDLDLFVREQDCEQVLAVLAAAGYQTELTFPHWLAKAYCGDDFVDVIFSSGNSLSVVDDTWFEHAADDEVLGIPIKLCPPEEMLWSKMFIMERERYDGADVAHLLRAVGERLDWERLMRNVGDHWRVLLSHLILFGFIYPSHRAIIPNDVLHTLLRRLEAEMQSTPPQEKLCQGTLISRAQYLPDIEEWGYRDARLVPRGNMTPKEAEQWTAAIDAEE